Genomic DNA from Orcinus orca chromosome 6, mOrcOrc1.1, whole genome shotgun sequence:
GCTGGCCAGGGGAGATCCGAGTCCAGCTTTGCAGCCTTTGCACAGTGGGTACTTTCCCAGGAGCCATGAAAATACTCAGAGCCCATCAGGACATTTTACTTATATGCCGTTTCCAACTGTCAGAGGAGTTCAGGACTGTCTGGCCTTCTCAGGATCCTTCTCAGGATCTCAATTCAAGATTAGCTATTCAAAGCATGAAATAAGAGGGGATACGTTTTAAGAATCAAGGCTGCTCTTTTTAGCCCTGCTGAGGGAACCATTTCAGAGATGACTGATAGAAAGCTGGGCACCCAGCAGGGCACAAGCTGGCTTTCAGACCCAGACTTCTCCTCCGGTGCGGCGGAAGTGGGACCTCAGCCTGGGGTCCCGCATTCTAGCTTATCTTCTGCGAGGCTAGTTGACCCGGCAGGCACGGATCATGAGCAGCTGCAGGAGAATGAAGACCGGAGACGTGATCAGGCCAAACCAGAGCTCCCGAGTCTGCTCCACCAGCTTCTGGCACAACAACATCTCGAAGACGAACTTCAGGCCAAGAACCGTGAGGACCCAGAAAAGGCGGAGCACAGCCAGCCGCTTCTCTCCATCCTGGAAGAGGCGCACGGAGACGATAGTGGTGAAGTAGGTGCTGAGCCCGTCAGCGGCGAAGAAGGGCACGAACACGTTCCACCAGGAGAGGCCGGGAGCCAGGCCGTCCACACGCAGGGCCAGCAGCACGGAGAACACCAGCAGGGCCAACAGGTGCACGAAGATCTCGAAAGTAGCGAAGCCCAGCCACTGCACCAGCTCCCGGAGCGAGAAAAGCATCGCGCCGGTTGAGCGCGGGCCAGGGCCCGGCCGATGGTGCCACCCGCCAGGCTGCGCCGCCACTCCCCACGGTCCTCGCTGGCGCCTGCCGCCGTCGCCGCCGCGGCCAGCGAGAGGCAGAAAGCGACCCCGCCTGCCCCGGCCCTCGGCCCCGGTATGCAGCCAATCCCCCGGCCCCCGCCCGGGACCCAGCACTGGCCGCCAGCCGACGACCGCCTTGTTCGGACGCCATGCCCCGCCGGGCGCGGCCCAAGGGCGTCACTTCCGGCCGACGCCGGAAGTCGGAAGTCCGAGCCGATCCCGGCCGTCCGTGCCAGCGGGAGCTGCCTGCCGGTCCAGTTTCTGAATGCAGGGGACCCCGGGGCGCACCCCGATGCCGAACACGCGGCTTCTGGTGCTCTTCGGCAGCCAGACAGGCACAGCCGAAGATGTGTCGGAGAGGCTG
This window encodes:
- the TMEM203 gene encoding transmembrane protein 203, translated to MLFSLRELVQWLGFATFEIFVHLLALLVFSVLLALRVDGLAPGLSWWNVFVPFFAADGLSTYFTTIVSVRLFQDGEKRLAVLRLFWVLTVLGLKFVFEMLLCQKLVEQTRELWFGLITSPVFILLQLLMIRACRVN